The following coding sequences lie in one Actinomycetes bacterium genomic window:
- the glmM gene encoding phosphoglucosamine mutase, with protein sequence MGRLFGTDGVRGLANRDLTAELALDLSVAAAHVLGDAGEFAGHRPVAVVGRDPRLSGEFLSAAVTAGLASAGVDVLDAGVLPTPAIAHLTDALGADLGVMLSASHNPMPDNGIKFFARGGVKLDDVVEDAVEARMGEPWQRPTAGSVGRIRPLSDAAERYLAHLLGTLPHDLSGLRVVVDAANGAAALVAPEALRRAGADVIAIHCEPDGLNINDGCGSTHLGPLAAAVLEHGADVGIAHDGDADRCLAVDDRGEVVDGDQILAVLALAMRDRGALANDAVVATVMSNLGFRQAMVREGIEFVETAVGDRYVLEAMRAGGHNLGGEQSGHVVLLDHATTGDGVLTALQLLARVAATGRSLRDLAAVMDRLPQVLVNVRGVDRSRFDGSAELADAVAGAQAELGSTGRVLLRPSGTEPLIRVMVEAVTAEQAQAVADRLADDVRTALA encoded by the coding sequence ATGGGCCGACTCTTCGGCACCGACGGCGTCCGTGGGCTGGCCAACCGCGACCTCACGGCGGAGCTCGCGCTGGACCTGTCGGTGGCCGCCGCGCACGTCCTCGGCGACGCCGGCGAGTTCGCCGGGCACCGTCCGGTCGCGGTGGTGGGCCGGGACCCCCGGCTGTCCGGGGAGTTCCTCTCGGCTGCGGTGACCGCCGGGCTGGCCAGCGCCGGCGTCGACGTGCTGGACGCCGGCGTGCTGCCGACGCCTGCGATCGCCCACCTCACCGACGCGCTCGGCGCCGACCTCGGCGTGATGCTGTCGGCGTCGCACAACCCGATGCCGGACAACGGGATCAAGTTCTTTGCCCGCGGCGGGGTCAAGCTGGACGACGTGGTCGAGGACGCCGTCGAGGCCCGGATGGGCGAGCCCTGGCAGCGGCCGACCGCGGGCTCGGTGGGCCGGATCCGTCCGCTGAGTGACGCGGCCGAGCGCTACCTGGCCCACTTGCTGGGCACCTTGCCGCACGACCTGTCCGGGCTGCGCGTCGTCGTCGACGCTGCGAACGGCGCGGCCGCGCTCGTCGCGCCCGAGGCGCTGCGCCGCGCCGGAGCCGACGTCATCGCGATCCACTGCGAGCCGGACGGGCTGAACATCAACGACGGCTGCGGCTCCACCCACCTCGGCCCGCTCGCAGCCGCCGTGCTCGAGCACGGCGCCGACGTCGGGATCGCCCATGACGGCGACGCCGACCGGTGCCTGGCGGTCGACGACCGCGGCGAGGTGGTGGACGGCGACCAGATCCTGGCCGTCCTGGCGCTGGCGATGCGCGACCGGGGGGCCCTGGCGAACGACGCCGTCGTGGCCACCGTGATGTCCAACCTGGGGTTCCGCCAGGCGATGGTCCGGGAGGGCATCGAGTTCGTCGAGACCGCGGTGGGCGACCGCTACGTGCTGGAGGCCATGCGGGCCGGCGGACACAACCTCGGCGGCGAGCAGTCGGGGCACGTCGTCCTGCTCGACCACGCCACCACCGGCGACGGCGTCCTCACTGCGCTGCAGCTGCTGGCGAGGGTCGCGGCCACCGGCCGGTCGCTGCGCGACCTAGCCGCGGTCATGGACCGGCTGCCGCAGGTCCTCGTGAACGTCCGCGGGGTGGACCGCTCGCGGTTCGACGGCTCGGCGGAGCTGGCCGACGCGGTCGCCGGGGCGCAGGCGGAGCTGGGCAGCACCGGCCGGGTGCTGCTGCGCCCGAGCGGGACCGAGCCGCTGATACGGGTGATGGTCGAGGCGGTCACCGCCGAGCAGGCGCAGGCGGTCGCCGACCGGCTGGCCGACGACGTCCGGACCGCGCTGGCCTGA
- the glmS gene encoding glutamine--fructose-6-phosphate transaminase (isomerizing) — MCGIVGYVGDKQAVDVVMEGLRRLEYRGYDSAGVAVLAGGELETRRRAGKLANLEKELSERPLAASTVGMGHTRWATHGAPTDRNAHPHLDALGRVAVIHNGIIENFAALRGELEGAGVEFGSDTDTEVVAHLLAGEFPRCGDLAEAMRRVCRRLEGAFTLVAVHADQPDVVVGARRTSPLVVGLGDGENFLGSDVAAFIAHTRDAVELGQDQVVELRRDGVIVTTFDGEPAQVRPYHVDWDAAAAEKGGYEHFMLKEIAEQPRAIADTLMGRIGADGRLRLDEMRLSDEELREVDKIIIIACGTAFHAGLIAKYAIEHWTRIPCEVEVASEFRYRDPIVGRSTLVVAISQSGETMDTLMAVRHARDQRARVLAICNVNGSTIPRESDAVLYTHAGPEVAVASTKAFLTQLAAVQLVALYLAQVRGTKWGDEVADHVAQLARMPEHVDRVLETVEPVRELARRFVDAKAVLFLGRHVGYPVALEGALKLKELAYMHAEGFPAGELKHGPIALIEEGLPVVVVVPSPRGRSVLHDKIVSNIQEVRARGAFTIVIAEEGDTAVEPYADALIRIPAVPTLLQPIVATVPLQVFACELATAKGYDVDQPRNLAKSVTVE; from the coding sequence ATGTGTGGCATCGTAGGCTACGTCGGGGACAAGCAGGCGGTGGACGTCGTGATGGAGGGGCTGCGGCGGCTGGAGTACCGCGGCTACGACTCTGCGGGCGTCGCCGTGCTCGCCGGTGGCGAGCTGGAGACCCGGCGCCGGGCCGGCAAGCTGGCCAACCTGGAGAAGGAGCTGTCCGAGCGGCCGCTCGCGGCGTCCACCGTGGGCATGGGCCACACCCGGTGGGCGACCCACGGGGCGCCGACCGACCGCAACGCCCACCCGCACCTGGACGCCCTCGGCAGGGTCGCGGTGATCCACAACGGGATCATCGAGAACTTCGCAGCGCTGCGGGGCGAGCTCGAGGGCGCCGGGGTCGAGTTCGGCTCGGACACCGACACCGAGGTGGTCGCCCACCTGCTCGCCGGCGAGTTCCCCCGCTGCGGCGACCTGGCGGAGGCCATGCGCCGGGTGTGCCGCCGGCTCGAGGGCGCGTTCACGCTGGTCGCCGTCCACGCCGACCAGCCGGACGTCGTCGTCGGCGCGCGGCGCACCTCGCCGCTCGTCGTGGGGCTCGGCGACGGGGAGAACTTCCTGGGCAGCGACGTGGCCGCGTTCATCGCCCACACCAGGGACGCCGTCGAGCTGGGACAGGACCAGGTCGTCGAGCTGCGCCGCGATGGCGTCATCGTCACGACGTTCGACGGCGAGCCGGCACAGGTGCGGCCGTACCATGTCGACTGGGACGCCGCGGCCGCCGAGAAGGGCGGCTACGAGCACTTCATGCTCAAGGAGATCGCCGAGCAGCCGCGGGCCATCGCCGACACCTTGATGGGCCGGATCGGCGCCGACGGGCGGCTGCGCCTGGACGAGATGCGGCTGTCCGACGAGGAGCTCCGCGAGGTCGACAAGATCATCATCATTGCCTGTGGCACCGCCTTCCACGCGGGGCTGATCGCGAAGTACGCCATCGAGCACTGGACCCGCATCCCCTGCGAGGTCGAGGTGGCGAGCGAGTTCCGCTACCGCGACCCCATCGTCGGTCGCTCCACTCTGGTGGTCGCCATCTCGCAGTCCGGCGAGACCATGGACACCCTCATGGCCGTGCGGCACGCCCGCGACCAGCGGGCCAGGGTGCTGGCCATCTGCAACGTCAACGGCTCGACGATCCCCCGCGAGTCGGACGCCGTGCTCTACACCCACGCCGGCCCCGAGGTGGCGGTGGCCTCGACCAAGGCGTTCCTCACCCAGCTGGCCGCCGTCCAGCTGGTCGCGCTCTACCTGGCCCAGGTGCGCGGCACCAAGTGGGGCGACGAGGTGGCCGACCACGTCGCCCAGCTGGCCCGGATGCCCGAGCACGTGGACCGGGTGCTGGAGACCGTCGAGCCGGTGCGGGAGCTGGCCCGCCGGTTCGTCGACGCCAAGGCCGTGCTGTTCCTCGGCCGGCACGTGGGCTACCCGGTGGCCCTCGAGGGCGCGCTCAAGCTCAAGGAGCTCGCCTACATGCACGCGGAGGGCTTCCCCGCGGGCGAGCTCAAGCACGGCCCGATCGCGTTGATCGAGGAGGGCCTGCCGGTCGTCGTGGTGGTCCCGTCGCCGCGCGGACGCAGCGTGCTGCACGACAAGATCGTCAGCAACATCCAGGAGGTACGGGCCCGCGGCGCGTTCACCATCGTGATCGCCGAGGAGGGCGACACCGCGGTCGAGCCGTACGCCGACGCGCTGATCCGGATCCCGGCGGTGCCCACCCTGCTGCAGCCGATCGTGGCCACGGTGCCGCTGCAGGTGTTCGCCTGCGAGCTGGCCACCGCCAAGGGCTATGACGTGGACCAGCCGCGCAACCTGGCCAAGTCGGTCACCGTCGAGTGA
- the rplM gene encoding 50S ribosomal protein L13 has product MRTYSPKPGDVERQWYVIDATDVVLGRLATQVATLLRGKHKPVFAPHVDTGDFVIVVNAGKVALTGSKREQKMAYRHSGFPGGLSSTPYVQLLEENPRRAVEKAVRGMLPHNRLGRQLITKLKVYAGPEHPHQAQQPVPFEISQVAQ; this is encoded by the coding sequence GTGCGCACGTACTCCCCCAAGCCCGGCGACGTCGAGCGCCAGTGGTACGTCATCGACGCCACCGACGTCGTCCTCGGCCGCCTGGCCACCCAGGTGGCCACCCTGCTGCGGGGCAAGCACAAGCCGGTCTTCGCGCCGCATGTTGACACCGGTGACTTCGTCATCGTCGTGAACGCCGGCAAGGTGGCGCTCACCGGCTCCAAGCGCGAGCAGAAGATGGCGTACCGCCACTCCGGCTTCCCGGGCGGGCTCTCGTCGACCCCCTACGTTCAGCTGCTTGAGGAGAACCCGCGGCGCGCCGTGGAGAAGGCGGTCCGCGGGATGCTCCCGCACAACCGCCTGGGTCGGCAGCTGATCACCAAGCTCAAGGTGTACGCCGGCCCTGAGCACCCGCACCAGGCGCAACAGCCGGTGCCGTTCGAGATCAGCCAGGTCGCGCAGTAG
- the rplQ gene encoding 50S ribosomal protein L17 has translation MPTPPKGPRLGGGPAHERLILANLATSLFEHGSITTTETKARRLRPMAERLITKAKRGDLHARRQVLRVIRDKGVVHVLFEEIGPRYAGRPGGYTRITKIGPRKGDNAPMAIIELVEAMTLAQTAVGEAEAATKRSVKESKAKKAAAPAAAEPVEETVEEPAAETAEESVTAEQPAEQSDESDEAVEPDEKDES, from the coding sequence ATGCCTACGCCCCCCAAGGGCCCGCGGCTCGGCGGCGGCCCCGCGCACGAGCGGCTGATTCTGGCGAACCTTGCCACCTCGCTGTTCGAGCACGGCTCGATCACCACGACCGAGACCAAGGCGCGCCGGCTGCGGCCGATGGCCGAGCGGCTGATCACCAAGGCCAAGCGCGGTGACCTGCACGCCCGCCGCCAGGTGCTCAGAGTCATCCGGGACAAGGGCGTCGTGCACGTCCTGTTCGAGGAGATCGGCCCGCGCTACGCCGGGCGTCCCGGCGGCTACACCCGGATCACCAAGATCGGCCCGCGCAAGGGCGACAACGCCCCCATGGCGATCATCGAGCTGGTCGAGGCGATGACGCTGGCGCAGACCGCCGTCGGCGAGGCGGAGGCCGCGACCAAGCGCTCGGTCAAGGAGTCCAAGGCGAAGAAGGCGGCGGCCCCCGCGGCGGCCGAGCCGGTCGAGGAGACCGTCGAGGAACCGGCCGCTGAGACGGCCGAGGAGTCGGTCACGGCCGAGCAGCCCGCTGAGCAGTCGGACGAGTCGGACGAGGCCGTGGAGCCGGACGAGAAGGACGAGTCCTGA
- a CDS encoding NAD(P)H-hydrate dehydratase: protein MRAAHAVAVVREAEGALMATVPPGTLMQRAATGLTRTCAQLLGSVYGARVLLLVGSGDNGGDALYAGARLAGRGARVDAVLLGERVHQGGLDALLRAGGRAVPAGDEATALSLVARADLVVDGIVGIGGSGALRPAAAALAAAAAGAWRVAVDLPSGVDADTGRLAGAAFAADVTVTFGTLKPGLLVHPGSAHAGIIELVDIGLGPWLPEVATLLVPDAEDVAAGWPVPGADDDKYTQGVVGVAAGSPQYTGAAVLSVGGAVRSGAGLVRYTGGAADQVRAHWPEAVVNEGRVQAWVVGPGMGTDTTAAERLRAVLASDVPVVVDADALTLLAEHQDWVRDRPALTVLTPHDREFERFGLPLGDDRAGAARALAAGLGAVVLLKGSTTLVARPDGVVHVNPTGTGALATGGTGDVLAGVIGRLLAGGLGALAPVVAAFVHGLAGRLAAEAGRPVSAGDVLARLPDAVAAAAGPARDRIGR, encoded by the coding sequence GTGAGGGCGGCGCACGCGGTCGCGGTGGTGCGGGAGGCGGAGGGCGCGCTGATGGCGACCGTGCCGCCGGGGACGCTCATGCAGCGCGCCGCGACCGGTCTGACCCGGACCTGCGCGCAGCTGCTCGGGTCGGTGTACGGCGCCCGCGTGCTGCTGCTCGTGGGCAGCGGGGACAATGGGGGGGACGCCCTGTACGCCGGCGCCCGGCTGGCCGGGCGCGGGGCCCGGGTGGACGCCGTCCTGCTCGGCGAGCGGGTGCACCAGGGCGGCCTCGACGCGCTGCTGCGGGCCGGCGGCCGGGCGGTCCCGGCCGGGGACGAGGCGACGGCGCTGAGCCTGGTGGCGCGGGCCGACCTGGTCGTCGACGGCATCGTCGGCATCGGCGGGTCCGGCGCCCTGCGGCCGGCGGCGGCGGCCCTGGCCGCTGCTGCTGCGGGGGCCTGGCGGGTGGCCGTCGACCTGCCCAGCGGGGTGGACGCCGACACGGGGCGCCTGGCCGGGGCGGCCTTCGCGGCCGACGTCACGGTGACCTTCGGGACCCTCAAGCCGGGGCTGCTCGTGCATCCGGGTTCGGCGCACGCCGGGATCATCGAGCTGGTGGACATCGGCCTGGGCCCGTGGCTGCCCGAGGTGGCCACGCTGCTGGTGCCCGACGCCGAGGACGTCGCCGCCGGGTGGCCGGTACCCGGGGCGGACGACGACAAGTACACGCAGGGCGTCGTCGGGGTGGCGGCCGGCTCGCCGCAGTACACCGGTGCGGCAGTGCTCTCGGTGGGCGGCGCGGTGCGCTCGGGAGCCGGGCTGGTGCGCTACACCGGTGGCGCCGCCGACCAGGTCCGGGCGCACTGGCCCGAGGCGGTCGTGAACGAGGGCCGGGTCCAGGCCTGGGTGGTCGGCCCGGGGATGGGCACCGACACCACTGCGGCGGAGCGGCTGCGCGCCGTGCTGGCCTCCGACGTCCCGGTCGTGGTCGACGCCGACGCGCTCACCCTGCTCGCCGAGCACCAGGACTGGGTGCGCGACCGGCCGGCGCTGACCGTGCTCACCCCGCACGACCGCGAGTTCGAGCGGTTCGGCCTACCACTGGGCGACGACCGGGCCGGTGCCGCGCGGGCGCTCGCAGCCGGGCTCGGTGCCGTCGTCCTGCTCAAGGGCTCGACCACGCTGGTGGCCCGGCCGGACGGCGTCGTCCACGTCAACCCGACCGGCACCGGGGCACTGGCCACCGGGGGCACCGGCGACGTGCTCGCCGGGGTCATCGGCCGGCTGCTCGCGGGCGGGCTGGGCGCCCTCGCCCCGGTGGTGGCGGCCTTCGTGCACGGCCTGGCCGGGCGGCTCGCGGCCGAGGCCGGGCGCCCGGTGTCCGCGGGCGACGTCCTGGCCCGGCTGCCGGACGCCGTCGCCGCGGCCGCCGGGCCGGCGCGTGACAGGATCGGACGGTGA
- the rpsI gene encoding 30S ribosomal protein S9 produces MDDAETFAGESFTSETKESSTPREIVVAPASATGRRKEAIARVRVIPGTGRWTVNGRTLENYFPNKVHQQLVNEPFRVLEADGRFDVIARISGGGSSGQAGALRLGVARALNEIDVEGNRPTLKRAGFLTRDARVTERKKYGLKKARKAPQYSKR; encoded by the coding sequence ATCGACGACGCTGAGACGTTCGCTGGCGAGTCCTTCACCTCCGAGACCAAGGAGTCGAGCACCCCGCGCGAGATCGTTGTCGCGCCGGCCTCGGCCACCGGGCGCCGCAAGGAGGCCATCGCGCGAGTCCGGGTCATCCCCGGGACCGGCCGGTGGACCGTCAACGGGCGCACCCTGGAGAACTACTTCCCGAACAAGGTGCACCAGCAGCTCGTCAACGAGCCGTTCCGGGTGCTCGAGGCCGACGGACGCTTCGACGTCATCGCCCGGATCAGCGGCGGTGGGTCGTCCGGCCAAGCGGGTGCGCTGCGGCTTGGCGTGGCCCGGGCGCTGAACGAGATCGACGTCGAGGGCAACCGGCCGACGCTGAAGAGGGCCGGCTTCCTCACCCGTGACGCCCGCGTCACCGAGCGCAAGAAGTACGGCCTGAAGAAGGCTCGCAAGGCTCCGCAGTACAGCAAGCGCTGA
- a CDS encoding ATP-binding cassette domain-containing protein, whose translation MGHVDVSRVGFVLPEGRVLLDEVTFRVGDGAKVALVGANGAGKTTLLRIVAGDTDPHEGAVVRSGGLGVMRQFVGSVRDESTVRDLLVSVAPPRVRTAAYELESAELAIMERDDEPTQLRYAQALADWADAGGYEAEVVWDVCCTEALGLPWARAQFREVRTLSGGEQKRLVLEALLRGPDEVLLLDEPDNYLDVPAKRWLEQALRDSAKTVLFVSHDRELLAQVADRVVTVELGAGGNTVWVHGGGFTTYHEARTERFSRLDELRRRWDEEHAKIKALVLMYKQKAAYNDGLASRYQAAQTRLAKFEEAGPPEAQPREQSVQMRLRGGRTGKRAVVCTDLELTALMRPFDLEVWFGERVAVLGSNGSGKSHFLRLLAVGGSDPDVEHRPVGETVLEPVRHTGQARLGARVRPGWFAQTHQHPELVGRTLLEVLHRGDAHRTGMPREEAARALDRYELAHAAEQPFDQLSGGQQARFQILLLELGGATLLLLDEPTDNLDLASAEALEEGLERFEGTVLAVTHDRWFARGFDRFLVFGADGGVYESDVPVWDEARVERQR comes from the coding sequence GTGGGTCACGTGGACGTCAGCCGGGTCGGTTTCGTGCTGCCCGAGGGCCGGGTGCTGCTCGACGAGGTGACGTTCCGGGTCGGAGACGGCGCCAAGGTCGCCCTAGTCGGCGCCAACGGGGCCGGCAAGACCACGCTGCTGCGCATCGTCGCCGGCGACACCGACCCGCATGAGGGCGCGGTCGTGCGCTCCGGCGGCCTCGGCGTCATGCGCCAGTTCGTCGGCAGCGTGCGGGACGAGTCGACGGTGCGCGACTTGCTGGTGTCGGTCGCCCCGCCCCGGGTGCGGACCGCGGCGTACGAGCTGGAGAGCGCCGAGCTGGCCATCATGGAGCGCGACGACGAGCCCACCCAGCTGCGCTACGCGCAGGCGCTGGCGGACTGGGCCGACGCCGGCGGCTACGAGGCCGAGGTGGTCTGGGACGTCTGCTGCACCGAGGCGCTCGGCCTCCCGTGGGCGCGGGCCCAGTTCCGGGAGGTGCGCACCCTCTCGGGTGGCGAGCAGAAGCGGCTGGTCCTCGAGGCGCTGCTGCGCGGCCCGGACGAGGTGCTGCTGCTCGACGAGCCTGACAACTACCTCGACGTCCCGGCCAAGCGCTGGCTGGAGCAGGCGCTGCGGGACTCGGCCAAGACCGTGCTGTTCGTCAGCCACGACCGGGAGCTGCTGGCCCAGGTCGCCGACCGGGTGGTGACCGTGGAGCTCGGCGCCGGCGGCAACACGGTATGGGTGCACGGTGGCGGCTTCACGACCTACCACGAGGCCCGGACCGAGCGGTTCTCCCGGCTGGACGAGCTGCGCCGCCGCTGGGACGAGGAGCACGCCAAGATCAAGGCGCTGGTCCTCATGTACAAGCAGAAGGCCGCCTACAACGATGGCCTGGCCTCGCGTTACCAGGCTGCGCAGACCCGGCTGGCCAAGTTCGAGGAGGCCGGGCCACCGGAGGCGCAGCCCCGGGAGCAGAGCGTGCAGATGCGGCTGCGCGGCGGCCGGACCGGCAAGCGGGCCGTCGTCTGCACCGACCTCGAGCTCACCGCGCTGATGCGTCCGTTCGACCTCGAGGTGTGGTTTGGCGAGCGGGTCGCCGTCCTCGGCTCGAACGGGTCCGGCAAGTCGCACTTCCTGCGGCTGCTCGCGGTCGGGGGGAGCGACCCGGACGTCGAGCACCGGCCGGTCGGGGAGACCGTGCTGGAGCCGGTCCGGCACACCGGGCAGGCCCGGCTCGGGGCCCGGGTGCGGCCCGGCTGGTTCGCCCAGACCCATCAGCACCCGGAGCTGGTCGGCCGGACCCTGCTCGAGGTGCTGCACCGCGGTGATGCGCACCGGACCGGGATGCCCAGGGAGGAGGCCGCCAGGGCGCTCGACCGCTACGAGCTCGCGCACGCCGCCGAGCAGCCCTTCGACCAGCTCTCCGGCGGCCAGCAGGCCCGCTTCCAGATCCTGCTGCTCGAGCTCGGCGGGGCCACCCTGCTGCTGCTGGACGAGCCCACGGACAACCTGGACCTGGCCAGCGCCGAGGCGCTGGAGGAGGGTCTGGAGCGGTTCGAGGGCACCGTGCTCGCGGTGACCCACGACCGGTGGTTCGCCCGTGGCTTCGACCGGTTCCTGGTGTTCGGCGCGGACGGCGGGGTCTACGAGTCCGACGTCCCGGTGTGGGACGAGGCGAGGGTGGAGCGGCAGCGCTAG
- the alr gene encoding alanine racemase, giving the protein MSTPRATARVDAAAIRHNVAELRSRVASGQLLAVVKADGYGHGLLTAATAAVAGGAQWLGTALLQEALELRAAGLTQPRVVAWLLDPDDDWDAALRGDIDLSANDAATVAAVAGAAARTGRPARLHLKIDTGLGRAGSPADRWAELVDAALRAQAEGVLEVVGLWSHLAYADAPHHPTTDHQIEAFRAAVDTAERAGARPEVRHLANSAATLTRPDAHFDLVRPGLAVYGLSPIPDQADSSTLGLRPALTLTARLGLVKRVPAGQGVSYLHRYTTKRPTTLGLVPLGYADGVPRNATNVGPVLAAGARRTIAGTVCMDQFVLDLGDDPAQAGDEVVLFGPGDDGEPTAEDWARATGTISYEIVTRLGPRLSRVVVGADGIAG; this is encoded by the coding sequence GTGAGCACCCCCCGGGCGACCGCACGGGTCGACGCGGCGGCGATCCGGCACAACGTGGCCGAGCTGCGCAGTCGGGTGGCCTCCGGGCAGCTGCTCGCGGTGGTCAAGGCGGACGGCTACGGGCATGGCCTGCTGACGGCGGCCACGGCCGCGGTGGCCGGCGGGGCGCAGTGGCTGGGGACGGCGCTGCTGCAGGAGGCCCTGGAGCTGCGGGCCGCCGGGCTCACCCAGCCGCGGGTGGTCGCCTGGCTGCTCGACCCCGACGACGACTGGGACGCCGCGCTGCGCGGCGACATCGACCTGTCCGCCAACGACGCGGCCACCGTGGCGGCGGTCGCGGGTGCGGCCGCACGGACCGGCCGACCGGCCCGGCTGCACCTGAAGATCGACACCGGGCTGGGCCGGGCCGGCAGCCCGGCCGACCGCTGGGCCGAACTCGTCGACGCGGCCCTGCGGGCCCAGGCCGAGGGCGTACTCGAGGTGGTCGGGCTGTGGTCGCACCTGGCGTACGCGGACGCCCCGCACCACCCGACCACCGACCATCAGATCGAGGCGTTCCGGGCCGCCGTGGACACGGCCGAGCGGGCCGGGGCCCGGCCCGAGGTCCGGCACCTGGCCAACTCGGCGGCCACGCTGACCCGCCCGGACGCCCACTTCGACCTGGTTCGGCCGGGGCTGGCGGTCTACGGGCTGTCGCCGATCCCCGACCAGGCCGACTCGTCGACGCTCGGGCTGCGCCCCGCCCTGACCCTGACCGCCCGGCTCGGGCTGGTCAAGCGGGTGCCGGCCGGCCAGGGGGTCTCCTACCTGCACCGCTACACCACCAAGCGCCCCACCACGCTCGGCCTGGTGCCGTTGGGGTACGCCGACGGCGTCCCGCGCAACGCGACCAACGTCGGCCCGGTGCTGGCCGCGGGCGCCCGCCGGACCATCGCGGGCACCGTGTGCATGGACCAGTTCGTGCTCGACCTCGGTGACGACCCGGCGCAGGCCGGCGACGAGGTGGTGCTGTTCGGGCCCGGTGACGACGGGGAGCCGACCGCCGAGGACTGGGCCCGGGCCACCGGCACGATCTCCTACGAGATCGTCACCCGGCTCGGCCCGCGGCTGTCCCGGGTGGTCGTCGGCGCCGACGGGATCGCTGGCTGA
- the truA gene encoding tRNA pseudouridine(38-40) synthase TruA, giving the protein MRVRLDLGYDGTAFAGWARQPGQRTVQGVLEAALGRVLRLPQPPRVTCAGRTDAGVHARGQVAHADVPAGAWRDAEAHVVRSLRGLLPPDVRVLGCRPAPAGFDARFSGLWRRYAYRVSDAPGGVDPLQRHEVLHHRRPLDVDAMDEAAQALVGLHDFAAFCRARPDGTTIRDLQRLSWERTADGLVVGTVVADAFCHSMVRAVVGCLLAVGDGRQPLDWPARLLAAERRDPAVAVAAAKGLTLEEVGYPPDAGLAARAAQTRGIRCR; this is encoded by the coding sequence GTGCGCGTCCGGCTCGACCTCGGGTACGACGGCACCGCCTTCGCGGGCTGGGCCCGCCAGCCGGGTCAGCGGACCGTCCAGGGGGTGCTCGAGGCGGCGCTGGGCCGGGTGCTGCGCCTGCCGCAGCCGCCGAGGGTCACCTGCGCGGGGCGCACGGACGCGGGGGTGCACGCGCGCGGCCAGGTCGCCCATGCCGACGTCCCGGCCGGGGCCTGGCGGGACGCCGAGGCGCACGTGGTGCGATCGCTGCGCGGCTTGCTGCCACCCGACGTGCGGGTGCTGGGCTGCCGGCCCGCGCCGGCCGGGTTCGACGCCCGCTTCTCGGGGCTGTGGCGCCGGTACGCCTACCGGGTGAGCGACGCGCCGGGCGGGGTGGACCCGCTGCAGCGGCACGAGGTGCTGCACCACCGGCGCCCACTGGACGTCGACGCGATGGACGAGGCGGCCCAAGCGCTCGTGGGGCTGCACGACTTCGCCGCGTTCTGCCGGGCCCGTCCGGACGGCACCACGATCCGGGACCTGCAGCGGCTGTCCTGGGAGCGGACCGCGGACGGCCTCGTGGTCGGGACCGTGGTGGCCGATGCGTTCTGCCACAGCATGGTCCGGGCGGTCGTGGGCTGCCTGCTGGCGGTGGGGGACGGCCGGCAGCCCCTGGACTGGCCCGCGCGGCTGCTGGCGGCCGAGCGGCGCGACCCGGCGGTAGCCGTGGCCGCTGCGAAGGGGCTCACCCTGGAGGAGGTCGGCTACCCGCCGGACGCCGGGCTGGCGGCCCGCGCGGCGCAGACCCGGGGGATCCGCTGCCGGTAG
- a CDS encoding holo-ACP synthase produces the protein MIVSVGIDVVDVARFGRILDRSPGLVERLFTADERDLPVASLAARFAAKEAVAKALGAPTGLAWHDCEVLRDGTGRPSLLLRGTVAAAAREQGIDRWHLSLSHDAGIASAMVVAETGPDAGPDLGAQP, from the coding sequence GTGATCGTGTCGGTCGGCATCGACGTCGTCGACGTCGCGCGGTTCGGGCGGATCCTGGACCGGAGTCCCGGGCTGGTGGAGCGGCTGTTCACCGCCGACGAGCGGGACCTGCCGGTGGCGTCGCTCGCGGCCCGCTTCGCGGCGAAGGAAGCGGTGGCCAAGGCGCTGGGCGCGCCCACCGGGCTGGCCTGGCACGACTGCGAGGTGCTGCGCGACGGGACCGGCCGGCCCTCGCTGCTGCTGCGCGGCACGGTGGCCGCCGCGGCCCGGGAGCAGGGCATCGACCGCTGGCACCTGTCGCTGTCGCACGACGCAGGGATCGCGTCGGCCATGGTGGTCGCCGAGACCGGGCCGGACGCCGGGCCGGACCTCGGAGCGCAGCCGTGA